The window ACAGGCACCATGGTCGCGGTTGAAAATGCTGTGCACAAATGCGCGGTCAATGGGGCGCGTATTCTTGGCCAAAAACTCGGGCAGTTTCTTTTTGCGATCAGCCAAAGTGGGGCTGCCTTCGCCGGTCCAGACAAAGGCATCCAAGGCCAGTTTGGCAATGCGCTCGGGGTGGTGCTGCGCAAACAGAGCAGCCTTCAACGCGCCGGACGAAATGCCATACACCATCAACTTTTGAGCGCCTGTAGTTTTCAGGATGTACTCGCTGCCAGCGGCCAAGTCTTCGGCGCCGTTGGCAATGTCAAAGTTGATGGGGCGGCTTTTGTCCGAGCGGCCATAGCCTTCGTTGTCCATGCACCAAGTGTCAAAGCCGCGCTCGGCAAACCAATCCATCACGGATGAATGTGGCCTGCCGGGCACGCTGAGATCGAAGGTGGGCTGTGAGGCCATCGAGGAGCCGTGCACAAACAAAATGGTCCCGACTTTGGGCACATGCGCGTGGGCTGGTTTGTTCCACAAAAACAGACGGATGTCGCCTTTGTGAGTCCAGTGCTCTGTGCCACCTGTCCATTGAACGCTAGTCATGCGAGGGTGTTCCTTGAGGTTTGTTTTACAAAGGCGCTTTGAGGAAATTCTCAAGCGCGTGGTGGAACTTGTTGCGCACCACGCCCATCATGGGGTTGTGTGCAATGCCTGAGAGCACCACAAACTGCTTGTCTTTGGTGGGCAAGCGGGTGAAGAAATCGAGCAGGTCGGGTTCTGCCGCAATGCCATCGTATTCACCGCGAATGACCAGGGTGGGGCAGGGAATTTTTTCGGGTTCGACCAAGGGCAAATTGGCGCACATGTCG is drawn from Limnohabitans sp. 103DPR2 and contains these coding sequences:
- a CDS encoding alpha/beta hydrolase; its protein translation is MTSVQWTGGTEHWTHKGDIRLFLWNKPAHAHVPKVGTILFVHGSSMASQPTFDLSVPGRPHSSVMDWFAERGFDTWCMDNEGYGRSDKSRPINFDIANGAEDLAAGSEYILKTTGAQKLMVYGISSGALKAALFAQHHPERIAKLALDAFVWTGEGSPTLADRKKKLPEFLAKNTRPIDRAFVHSIFNRDHGACADEATKDAFADAILTLDSAMPTGTYVDMCSKLPLIDPAKVTSPTLIMRGEYDGIASLDDLLNFYKLLPSRSKQFSIMEGISHASFQQKNYLMVYQILHSFFSQPEPTFRG